In Achromobacter spanius, the following proteins share a genomic window:
- a CDS encoding tetratricopeptide repeat protein has translation MSQCKIINCVYEDCAINRTGRVKSSFKQMNIGIAVLALALATGFSLPAQAADSRTRDATGPRMAPQNRQPETEVIRLRPGQLPYVSLTGDIFYRVLASEIAAQRGMYGTAATTMVGLARDTGDPRLARRGLEFQLAGGNLPGALEAARVWARLSPNDVEASSTELALAAANGQTKGLAQALRNRIDASRDKPAAIGQALAVLSRLNDRRLALRILDESLSDSVRKLPAAHLALADVASAAGDYERAAQESRAALAADPKSEPAAQRVLEYGFKVDPQRAQADARAYINRNPGARKVRLMLAGQLADSGDYNGALAELQAMSRRSPEDFDLLFMQAQLAYKAGQLPQAKNLLQQYLDVQHQRQRATVPGATDAGAAAADAHVLLSRIAEDQGNYDEAINELGRIDDPTLRYSVRMRQAALRAKSGRVDDALAMIDAAGPQDEEERTLGVLTKAQILRDADRVPQAISTLEAADEALPDTVEIKYELAMLYERQNRLDDLERKLRQVIALDPDHAHAYNALGYTLADHNKRLPEALDLITQALELSPNDPFILDSMGWVKYRMGESESAAEYLRRAYSVRPEADIAAHLAEVLWSQGKRDQATELLRAALMKDPKNKTVQDVVKRLGVNL, from the coding sequence ATGAGCCAGTGTAAGATCATCAATTGCGTGTACGAAGATTGTGCCATCAACCGGACGGGCCGCGTGAAGTCGTCTTTTAAACAAATGAATATCGGGATCGCCGTGTTGGCGCTTGCGCTGGCAACAGGTTTTTCGCTGCCGGCCCAGGCGGCCGACAGCCGGACGCGAGATGCAACCGGGCCACGCATGGCCCCGCAGAACCGTCAGCCTGAAACCGAAGTGATCCGTCTGCGGCCGGGCCAACTGCCCTACGTTTCGCTGACCGGCGACATCTTCTATCGCGTCCTCGCGTCAGAGATCGCCGCCCAGCGTGGCATGTACGGCACAGCGGCAACCACCATGGTGGGATTGGCCCGCGACACAGGCGACCCCCGCCTGGCGCGGCGCGGGCTGGAATTCCAGTTGGCCGGCGGCAACCTGCCCGGCGCGCTGGAAGCTGCCCGGGTCTGGGCGCGCCTGTCTCCCAACGATGTCGAAGCCAGCTCCACCGAGCTGGCGCTTGCCGCCGCCAATGGGCAGACCAAGGGCCTGGCCCAGGCGCTGCGCAACCGCATCGACGCATCGCGCGACAAGCCGGCCGCCATCGGCCAGGCGCTGGCCGTGCTCAGCCGCCTGAACGACCGCCGCCTGGCGCTGCGCATCCTTGACGAATCCCTGAGCGACAGCGTGCGCAAGCTGCCCGCCGCTCATCTGGCCTTGGCCGACGTGGCGTCCGCCGCGGGCGATTACGAACGCGCCGCGCAAGAATCCCGCGCGGCGCTGGCCGCCGATCCCAAATCCGAACCGGCCGCCCAGCGCGTGCTGGAATACGGGTTCAAGGTGGACCCACAGCGCGCCCAGGCCGATGCCCGTGCCTATATCAACCGCAATCCTGGCGCCCGCAAGGTTCGTCTGATGCTGGCGGGCCAGTTGGCCGACAGCGGCGACTACAACGGCGCGCTGGCCGAACTGCAAGCCATGTCGCGCCGGTCGCCGGAAGACTTCGATCTGCTCTTCATGCAGGCGCAACTGGCCTACAAGGCCGGCCAACTGCCGCAAGCCAAGAACCTGCTTCAGCAATATCTGGACGTGCAGCACCAGCGCCAGCGCGCCACGGTGCCGGGCGCCACCGACGCCGGCGCGGCCGCCGCCGACGCGCATGTGCTGCTGTCGCGCATTGCCGAAGACCAGGGCAATTACGACGAAGCCATCAATGAATTGGGCCGTATCGACGACCCCACGCTGCGCTATTCCGTGCGCATGCGCCAGGCGGCGCTACGCGCCAAGAGTGGCCGCGTCGACGACGCGCTGGCCATGATTGACGCGGCCGGCCCGCAAGACGAAGAGGAGCGCACGCTGGGTGTGTTGACGAAGGCGCAGATTCTGCGCGACGCCGACCGCGTGCCGCAGGCGATCAGCACGCTGGAAGCCGCCGACGAAGCCCTGCCCGATACCGTTGAAATCAAGTACGAACTGGCGATGCTGTATGAGCGCCAGAATCGTCTGGACGACCTGGAACGCAAGCTGCGTCAGGTCATTGCGCTGGACCCGGATCATGCCCACGCCTACAACGCGCTGGGCTATACGCTGGCTGACCACAACAAGCGCCTGCCCGAAGCGCTGGACCTGATCACCCAGGCGCTTGAACTGTCGCCCAACGACCCGTTCATTCTGGACAGCATGGGCTGGGTCAAGTACCGCATGGGCGAATCCGAGTCCGCGGCGGAATACCTGCGCCGCGCCTACAGCGTGCGTCCGGAAGCCGACATCGCCGCCCACCTGGCCGAAGTGCTGTGGAGCCAGGGCAAGCGCGATCAGGCCACGGAACTGCTGCGCGCCGCGCTGATGAAAGACCCCAAGAACAAGACCGTGCAGGACGTGGTCAAGCGCTTGGGAGTCAACCTGTGA
- the mutM gene encoding bifunctional DNA-formamidopyrimidine glycosylase/DNA-(apurinic or apyrimidinic site) lyase produces MPELPEVETTRRGIDAVITGRTLKRLVIHEPRMRWPIPSDLPALIGGRAVLECARRGKYLLLRFEHGTQIVHLGMSGSLRSVAPGEFLRKHDHVEWIFDDAVLRLHDPRRFGAVLWHAEADGPIDAHPLLAKLGIEPFDPRFDGAWLHRHFKNHGAAIKQVLLAGMAVVGVGNIYASESLFRARINPKTPANKLSPARCERLADMVRATLADALTSGGSTLRDYVGATGEPGAYFEIHAAVYEREGLPCRVCETPIRRFVQGQRATYYCPKCQRN; encoded by the coding sequence ATGCCGGAACTGCCTGAAGTCGAAACTACGCGCCGAGGAATCGACGCCGTCATCACCGGCCGGACGCTCAAGCGCCTGGTCATCCACGAACCCCGCATGCGCTGGCCGATTCCCTCGGACCTGCCAGCGCTGATTGGTGGCCGCGCCGTATTGGAATGCGCCCGCCGGGGCAAATATCTGCTGCTGCGGTTCGAGCACGGCACGCAGATTGTGCATCTGGGTATGTCGGGCTCGTTGCGCAGCGTGGCGCCGGGTGAATTCCTGCGCAAGCACGATCATGTCGAATGGATTTTCGACGACGCCGTGCTGCGCCTGCATGATCCCAGGCGTTTCGGGGCGGTACTGTGGCACGCCGAAGCCGACGGCCCCATCGATGCCCACCCCTTGCTGGCCAAGCTGGGCATCGAACCCTTCGACCCGCGCTTTGACGGGGCCTGGCTGCATCGCCACTTCAAGAACCACGGCGCCGCCATCAAGCAGGTGCTGCTGGCGGGCATGGCGGTGGTAGGCGTGGGCAATATCTACGCATCCGAAAGCCTGTTCCGCGCGCGCATCAACCCCAAGACCCCCGCCAACAAGCTGTCGCCGGCCCGTTGCGAACGGCTGGCCGACATGGTGCGCGCCACCCTGGCCGACGCGCTGACTTCCGGCGGCAGCACGCTGCGGGACTATGTCGGCGCCACGGGCGAACCCGGGGCGTACTTCGAGATCCATGCCGCCGTCTATGAACGCGAAGGCCTGCCGTGCCGCGTCTGCGAAACCCCCATCCGGCGCTTTGTCCAAGGGCAGCGCGCCACGTATTACTGCCCGAAATGCCAGCGGAACTAG
- the lolB gene encoding lipoprotein insertase outer membrane protein LolB — protein MRSLAGLSGWLRLALVTMLAAALAACTTTPKPIESASADAFSRIGRFAITVNEEGGKQNAVQGGFSWSDDGQRYVLDLTNPLGSTEARVEGRPGAASLTKADGTRLQADNPDALAEEALGSSMPVSGLRDWLRGRLPAEPEASDVARDELGRPTTFEQGGWRANLSRYDTLGPQMLVLQRQEPGRRIMVRLVVNQP, from the coding sequence ATGCGAAGCCTGGCCGGCCTTTCCGGCTGGCTGCGCCTGGCGCTGGTCACGATGCTGGCGGCGGCGCTTGCCGCCTGCACCACGACGCCCAAACCCATTGAAAGCGCCAGCGCCGACGCATTTTCACGCATCGGCCGCTTTGCCATTACGGTCAACGAGGAAGGCGGCAAGCAGAATGCCGTGCAAGGCGGCTTTTCCTGGTCGGACGACGGCCAGCGCTATGTGCTGGACCTGACCAACCCGCTTGGCTCAACCGAAGCGCGCGTGGAAGGGCGCCCCGGCGCGGCCAGCTTGACCAAGGCCGACGGCACCCGCCTGCAGGCGGATAACCCCGACGCCCTGGCCGAAGAAGCGCTGGGAAGCAGCATGCCCGTGTCGGGCTTGCGCGACTGGCTGCGCGGCAGGCTGCCGGCTGAACCGGAAGCGTCTGACGTCGCCCGCGACGAACTTGGCCGGCCCACGACGTTCGAGCAAGGCGGCTGGCGGGCGAATCTGTCGCGCTATGACACGCTGGGCCCGCAGATGCTTGTGCTGCAACGCCAAGAGCCGGGCCGTCGCATCATGGTGCGCCTGGTGGTCAACCAGCCCTGA
- a CDS encoding MBL fold metallo-hydrolase: MSKQFASHADMDDKVVSFEKLSDNAYAYTAEGDPNTGVIIGDEAVMVIDTQATPVMAQDVIRRIREVTDKPIKYILLSHYHAVRVFGASAYNAQEILASRDTYDLIVERGEQDKASEIGRFPRLFRNAESIPPGLVWPTMTFKGEMTVNLGNLEVKLLQVGRGHTKGDTIAWLPEQKILFAGDLVEYQSTPYCGDAYFRDWPSTLDALSGFEAEKMVPGRGPALKDATEVRQGLAGTRAFLTDLYGAVNRGVAEGKDLKTIYREVYDFMKPRYSDWVIFDHCMPFDVSRAFDEASGHTHPRIWTDKRDLEMWAQLEG, from the coding sequence ATGAGCAAGCAATTCGCCTCGCACGCCGATATGGACGACAAGGTCGTCTCGTTCGAAAAACTGTCCGACAACGCCTATGCCTACACGGCCGAAGGCGACCCCAACACGGGTGTGATCATCGGCGACGAGGCCGTCATGGTGATCGACACCCAAGCCACGCCGGTCATGGCCCAAGACGTCATCCGCCGCATCCGCGAAGTGACGGACAAGCCCATCAAGTACATCCTGCTGTCGCACTACCACGCCGTGCGCGTGTTTGGTGCTTCCGCCTACAACGCCCAGGAAATCCTGGCCAGCCGCGACACCTACGACCTGATCGTCGAACGTGGCGAGCAGGACAAGGCCAGCGAAATCGGCCGTTTCCCCCGCCTGTTCCGCAACGCCGAATCGATTCCGCCGGGCCTGGTCTGGCCGACGATGACGTTCAAGGGCGAAATGACCGTCAACCTGGGCAACCTGGAAGTCAAGCTGCTGCAAGTGGGCCGTGGGCACACCAAGGGCGACACCATCGCCTGGCTGCCCGAACAGAAGATCCTGTTCGCGGGCGACCTGGTCGAATACCAATCCACCCCGTACTGCGGCGACGCCTACTTCCGCGACTGGCCCAGCACGCTGGACGCGCTGTCGGGCTTTGAAGCCGAAAAGATGGTGCCGGGACGTGGCCCGGCCTTGAAGGACGCCACCGAAGTGCGCCAGGGCCTGGCCGGCACCCGCGCTTTCCTGACCGATCTGTACGGCGCCGTGAACCGTGGCGTGGCCGAAGGCAAGGACCTGAAGACGATCTACCGCGAGGTCTACGACTTCATGAAGCCGCGCTACAGCGACTGGGTCATCTTCGACCACTGCATGCCGTTTGACGTGTCGCGCGCCTTTGACGAGGCCTCGGGCCACACGCATCCGCGCATCTGGACCGACAAGCGCGATCTGGAAATGTGGGCGCAGCTGGAAGGCTGA